The Hemicordylus capensis ecotype Gifberg chromosome 6, rHemCap1.1.pri, whole genome shotgun sequence genome window below encodes:
- the LOC128329976 gene encoding zinc finger protein 398-like isoform X1 — translation MIINATLREDKIPPRLQEAMQPSRWTAEVQASALPDASFPKEAPLQTATISLWTVVGAVQAVERTVEAQALRLLSLEQRSGTAEKRFADCEKAVAELGRQLESRWSALGTLLQEYGQLQRRLEDMENLLKSGNFWVRRVPVGAAGEGSKVSATFGDISSHFPREKWESLEDWQKELCKNVVKRNCESLISLDFAVSKLESLACAEARDPAHVPDSGGPAQEPAPAARTDSSPASRTEEIISWVKQEDSSCARDSGTAQEGGLCQGTCNYYTVSKLDSLPSDSKGAPPCAPHQPDLDAEAHHISTTDSTESPDSRTDGISWIKQEEQLAARDKRDSHQGDSAYCEPFGDRAPSCSHHLPQPCHLLSSSGEVRLLLPLACLVVTQNWAFSRVVLGLWNALPNKIKASDRPGLRHLEEHQPEDPANPPLLLFFPGGSVAPIFNGAIGESQPLSDLHGACLGRRAGGSKPRPPAVPPLEAGMDRPHTCLECGKTFSLLLSLQIHQMNHQKKKQYECAYCEVAFSCPSELVRHQMIHTGERPYKCTVCGKGFVRKQHLIPHLRLHTGERPYHCAECGKDFICKHHLLEHQRTHTGERPYACPACGKKFQRKKSLKDHLRVHSAERGTRDSAQPLPQEPETAGSRTGNMW, via the exons cagccctccaggtggACTGCGGAGGTCCAGGCTTCTGCCCTCCCTGACGCGAGCTTCCCGAAAGAGGCTCCGCTCCAGACGGCCACCATTTCCCTGTGGACGGTGGTCGGGGCCGTCCAGGCCGTGGAGAGGACGGTGGAGGCACAAGCCCTGCGGCTGCTGAGCCTGGAGCAGAGATCGGGGACGGCCGAGAAGAGGTTTGCGGACTGCGAGAAGGCCGTGGCCGAGCTGGGGCGCCAGCTGGAGAGCCGCTGGTCGGCGCTGGGGACCCTCCTGCAGGAGTACGGGCAGCTGCAGCGGAGGCTGGAGGACATGGAGAACCTGCTGAAGAGCGGGAACTTCTGGGTCCGGAGGGTGCCGGTGGGCGCAGCCGGAGAGGGCTCCAAG GTCTCTGCGACTTTTGGAGACATCTCAAGCCATTTTCCCCGGGAGAAATGGGAAAGCCTCGAGGACTGGCAGAAGGAGCTCTGTAAAAACGTGGTGAAGAGAAATTGCGAGTCTCTGATCTCACTAG ATTTCGCTGTTTCTAAACTGGAAAGTTTGGCCTGTGCTGAAGCAAGAGACCCCGCTCACGTTCCAGACTCAGGAGGACCCGCCCAGGAACCTGCTCCTGCTGCTAGAACAG ACTCCTCTCCTGCTTCTCGGACGGAGGAGATTATCTCCTGGGTTAAACAGGAGGACTCGTCCTGCGCCAGGGACAGCGGGACTGCTCAGGAAGGAGGGCTGTGTCAAGGCACCTGCAATT ATTACACTGTTTCTAAACTGGATAGTTTACCAAGCGACAGCAAAGGAGCCCCACCCTGTGCTCCACACCAGCCAGACCTGGACGCAGAAGCTCACCACATCTCTACCACAGACAGCACAG AATCTCCCGATTCGAGAACAGATGGGATCTCCTGGATcaagcaggaagagcagctggCCGCTAGGGACAAGAGAGACAGCCATCAAGGCGACTCGGCCT attgtgagccctttggggatagggcgCCTTCTTGTTCTCATCATCTTCctcaaccctgccacctgttaagcTCAtcgggggaggtccggttgctGTTACCACTGGCTtgcttggtggtgactcaaaactgggccttttctagggttgtcttgggactttggaatgcactccctaacaaaattaaag CCAGCGACAGACCCGGCCTGCGGCACCTTGAGGAGCACCAGCCAGAGGACCCCGCCAACCCCCCgctcctgctcttcttcccaggcGGGTCAGTGGCCCCCATCTTCAACGGAGCCATCGGGGAGAGCCAGCCCCTCTCGGACCTGCATGGCGCCTGCCTCGGCCGCAGAGCCGGCGGGAGCAAGCCACGCCCTCCCGCCGTGCCCCCCCTGGAAGCGGGGATGGACCGGCCGCACACCTGCCTGGAGTGCGGGAAGACCTTCAGCCTGCTGCTCAGCCTGCAGATCCACCAGATGAACCACCAGAAGAAGAAGCAGTACGAGTGCGCCTACTGCGAGGTGGCCTTCAGCTGCCCCTCGGAGCTCGTCCGGCACCAGATGATCCACACGGGGGAGAGGCCCTACAAGTGCACGGTGTGCGGGAAAGGGTTTGTGCGGAAGCAGCACCTGATCCCCCACCTGCGCCTGCACACGGGCGAGCGGCCATATCACTGCGCCGAGTGCGGGAAGGACTTCATCTGCAAGCACCACCTGCTGGAGCACCAGCGCACCCACACCGGGGAGAGGCCCTACGCCTGCCCCGCGTGTGGGAAGAAGTTCCAGCGGAAGAAGTCGCTCAAGGACCACTTGCGGGTTCACAGTGCGGAGCGGGGGACGAGGGACTCTGCCCAGCCTCTCCCGCAGGAACCGGAGACGGCAGGGTCAAGGACAGGAAACATGTGGTAG
- the LOC128329976 gene encoding zinc finger protein 282-like isoform X7 yields the protein MIINATLREDKIPPRLQEAMQPSRWTAEVQASALPDASFPKEAPLQTATISLWTVVGAVQAVERTVEAQALRLLSLEQRSGTAEKRFADCEKAVAELGRQLESRWSALGTLLQEYGQLQRRLEDMENLLKSGNFWVRRVPVGAAGEGSKVSATFGDISSHFPREKWESLEDWQKELCKNVVKRNCESLISLDFAVSKLESLACAEARDPAHVPDSGGPAQEPAPAARTDSSPASRTEEIISWVKQEDSSCARDSGTAQEGGLCQGTCNYYTVSKLDSLPSDSKGAPPCAPHQPDLDAEAHHISTTDSTESPDSRTDGISWIKQEEQLAARDKRDSHQGDSASSDRPGLRHLEEHQPEDPANPPLLLFFPGGSVAPIFNGAIGESQPLSDLHGACLGRRAGGSKPRPPAVPPLEAGMDRPHTCLECGKTFSLLLSLQIHQMNHQKKKQYECAYCEVAFSCPSELVRHQMIHTGERPYKCTVCGKGFVRKQHLIPHLRLHTGERPYHCAECGKDFICKHHLLEHQRTHTGERPYACPACGKKFQRKKSLKDHLRVHSAERGTRDSAQPLPQEPETAGSRTGNMW from the exons cagccctccaggtggACTGCGGAGGTCCAGGCTTCTGCCCTCCCTGACGCGAGCTTCCCGAAAGAGGCTCCGCTCCAGACGGCCACCATTTCCCTGTGGACGGTGGTCGGGGCCGTCCAGGCCGTGGAGAGGACGGTGGAGGCACAAGCCCTGCGGCTGCTGAGCCTGGAGCAGAGATCGGGGACGGCCGAGAAGAGGTTTGCGGACTGCGAGAAGGCCGTGGCCGAGCTGGGGCGCCAGCTGGAGAGCCGCTGGTCGGCGCTGGGGACCCTCCTGCAGGAGTACGGGCAGCTGCAGCGGAGGCTGGAGGACATGGAGAACCTGCTGAAGAGCGGGAACTTCTGGGTCCGGAGGGTGCCGGTGGGCGCAGCCGGAGAGGGCTCCAAG GTCTCTGCGACTTTTGGAGACATCTCAAGCCATTTTCCCCGGGAGAAATGGGAAAGCCTCGAGGACTGGCAGAAGGAGCTCTGTAAAAACGTGGTGAAGAGAAATTGCGAGTCTCTGATCTCACTAG ATTTCGCTGTTTCTAAACTGGAAAGTTTGGCCTGTGCTGAAGCAAGAGACCCCGCTCACGTTCCAGACTCAGGAGGACCCGCCCAGGAACCTGCTCCTGCTGCTAGAACAG ACTCCTCTCCTGCTTCTCGGACGGAGGAGATTATCTCCTGGGTTAAACAGGAGGACTCGTCCTGCGCCAGGGACAGCGGGACTGCTCAGGAAGGAGGGCTGTGTCAAGGCACCTGCAATT ATTACACTGTTTCTAAACTGGATAGTTTACCAAGCGACAGCAAAGGAGCCCCACCCTGTGCTCCACACCAGCCAGACCTGGACGCAGAAGCTCACCACATCTCTACCACAGACAGCACAG AATCTCCCGATTCGAGAACAGATGGGATCTCCTGGATcaagcaggaagagcagctggCCGCTAGGGACAAGAGAGACAGCCATCAAGGCGACTCGGCCT CCAGCGACAGACCCGGCCTGCGGCACCTTGAGGAGCACCAGCCAGAGGACCCCGCCAACCCCCCgctcctgctcttcttcccaggcGGGTCAGTGGCCCCCATCTTCAACGGAGCCATCGGGGAGAGCCAGCCCCTCTCGGACCTGCATGGCGCCTGCCTCGGCCGCAGAGCCGGCGGGAGCAAGCCACGCCCTCCCGCCGTGCCCCCCCTGGAAGCGGGGATGGACCGGCCGCACACCTGCCTGGAGTGCGGGAAGACCTTCAGCCTGCTGCTCAGCCTGCAGATCCACCAGATGAACCACCAGAAGAAGAAGCAGTACGAGTGCGCCTACTGCGAGGTGGCCTTCAGCTGCCCCTCGGAGCTCGTCCGGCACCAGATGATCCACACGGGGGAGAGGCCCTACAAGTGCACGGTGTGCGGGAAAGGGTTTGTGCGGAAGCAGCACCTGATCCCCCACCTGCGCCTGCACACGGGCGAGCGGCCATATCACTGCGCCGAGTGCGGGAAGGACTTCATCTGCAAGCACCACCTGCTGGAGCACCAGCGCACCCACACCGGGGAGAGGCCCTACGCCTGCCCCGCGTGTGGGAAGAAGTTCCAGCGGAAGAAGTCGCTCAAGGACCACTTGCGGGTTCACAGTGCGGAGCGGGGGACGAGGGACTCTGCCCAGCCTCTCCCGCAGGAACCGGAGACGGCAGGGTCAAGGACAGGAAACATGTGGTAG